CGTCGCCGCGCGTCTTAGTGTTGCTGTGTTTGCTCGTCTGGCTGTTGCGTCGCTTGTTCTCCGCCGGTCTCTCGAAGgacccgccgccgccgccgccgccgccgccgtcgtcgcTCTCCGCCCGCCGCTCCACCGCCAGGTTGTCGCGGTTCTGCTTGGACACGGCCTTGCTGCTGTAGGGGTTGCTGTAGGCGGCGCCGCCGGGCTCGGCCAGGCCGTAGCTGGAGTCGCCGTGGAAGGCCtccccgccaccgccgccgccgccccgcccgCGCgccgcgtgcgcgtgcgcggtgtagtagttgtagttggGGACAAAGTGCATCACGGCCGGCGCCTCGCTGGGCATCCGGGTCAGCTCGGCCTTCCTCTGGCGCGAGCGCCGGAAGCGGAGGCCCTGGTGGCACTTGGTGAATCCCAGGTGGTAGATCTCCACCAGGTTGAGCAGCAGCGACAGGAAGGCCACCACCAGCATGAACAGGATGAAGATGGTCTTCTCGGTGGGCCGCGAGATGTAGCAGTTGACCGTGTTGGGGCAGGGCCAACGGTCGCAGGTGTACATGGCCTTCAGCTGGAAGCCGTACAGCAGGTACTGCGCCACGATGAAGCCCACCTCGAACAGCGTCTTGAAGATGACGTTGAAGACGTACGTCCGCAGCAGCACCCCGTGCAGACGCACCCGGCCCTGGCCGTCCTTCACCGGCGCCTTCTTGGCcttgcctccacctcctccttcggCCGCCAGCAGCTCCTGCTTCTCGCTGTGCAGTGCGTGCTCCTCCTCGCggtccttctccttctgctgctgcttctcctccATGCGAACCAGGTGCAGGATGTGGCCCAGGTAGATGAGCGTGGGCGTGGACACGAAGATGATCTGCAGCACCCAGAAGCGGATGTGGGAGATGGGGAAGGTGCGGTCGTAGCAGACGTTCTCACAGCCAGGCTGCTTGGTGTCGCAGGTGAAGCCCGACGACTCGTCGCCCCAAACCTTCTCGGCGGCTGCGCCCAAAACCAGGATGCGGAAGATGAAGAGCACGGTGAGCCACACCTTGCCCACCACGGTGGAGTGCGTCTGGGCGCTCTCCAGCAGCTTCCCCAGCAAGTTCCAGTCGGCCATTGCGGCAATCCCCTTGGCAACAGGCCACCTTCAGATCTACGCAGAGTTCCCCGGGCCGATCCTGCTGGGgaccagaggtcaggggtcatgttaattattatgttataattattattattattatataaat
The Gadus morhua chromosome 7, gadMor3.0, whole genome shotgun sequence DNA segment above includes these coding regions:
- the LOC115547228 gene encoding gap junction alpha-3 protein; this translates as MADWNLLGKLLESAQTHSTVVGKVWLTVLFIFRILVLGAAAEKVWGDESSGFTCDTKQPGCENVCYDRTFPISHIRFWVLQIIFVSTPTLIYLGHILHLVRMEEKQQQKEKDREEEHALHSEKQELLAAEGGGGGKAKKAPVKDGQGRVRLHGVLLRTYVFNVIFKTLFEVGFIVAQYLLYGFQLKAMYTCDRWPCPNTVNCYISRPTEKTIFILFMLVVAFLSLLLNLVEIYHLGFTKCHQGLRFRRSRQRKAELTRMPSEAPAVMHFVPNYNYYTAHAHAARGRGGGGGGGEAFHGDSSYGLAEPGGAAYSNPYSSKAVSKQNRDNLAVERRAESDDGGGGGGGGGSFERPAENKRRNSQTSKHSNTKTRGDDLKI